Proteins from one Streptomyces sp. NBC_00390 genomic window:
- a CDS encoding NAD(P)/FAD-dependent oxidoreductase, protein MVDAHRTFVIVGGGLAGAKAAETLRSEGFTGRVILIGDERDHPYERPPLSKGYLSGKEERDSVFVHETAWYAQADVELHLGQSVVAIDRDAKSVRLGDGAVVRYDKLLLVTGAEPRRLDIPGTDLAGVHHLRRLAHADRLRHRLTALGRDNGHLLIAGAGWIGLEVAAAARGYGAEVTVVEPLPTPLHQVIGPELGQVFTELHTEHGVRFRFGTRLTEITGQDGMVLAARTDDGEEQPAHDVLAAIGAAPRAALAETAGLALADRAHGGGIAVDAGLRTSDPDIYAAGDVAAVHHPLLGIRLRVEHWANALNSGPAAARAMLGQDVSYDRVPYFFSDQYDVGLEYSGWAPAGSYDQVVLRGDVGKREFIAFWLKDRRVLAGMNVNVWDVTDSIQQLVRSGAQMDPDALGDPSVPLASLNG, encoded by the coding sequence GTGGTCGACGCACATCGGACCTTCGTCATCGTCGGCGGTGGACTGGCCGGGGCCAAGGCTGCCGAGACGCTTCGTTCCGAAGGGTTCACCGGCCGAGTGATCCTCATCGGTGACGAACGCGACCATCCTTACGAGCGTCCGCCCCTGTCCAAGGGCTATCTGTCCGGCAAGGAGGAACGCGACTCCGTCTTCGTCCACGAGACCGCCTGGTACGCGCAGGCCGACGTCGAACTCCATCTCGGCCAGTCCGTCGTCGCCATCGACCGCGACGCGAAGTCGGTCCGCCTCGGTGACGGTGCCGTCGTGCGCTACGACAAGCTGCTGCTGGTCACCGGCGCCGAACCGCGCCGTCTGGACATCCCCGGCACCGACCTCGCGGGCGTCCACCATCTGCGCCGCCTCGCCCACGCCGACCGGCTGCGCCACCGGCTCACCGCACTCGGCCGGGACAACGGCCATCTGCTCATCGCCGGGGCGGGCTGGATCGGCCTGGAGGTCGCGGCCGCAGCCCGCGGCTACGGCGCCGAGGTCACTGTCGTCGAACCGCTGCCCACGCCGTTGCACCAGGTCATCGGCCCCGAGCTGGGCCAGGTCTTCACCGAGCTGCACACCGAGCACGGCGTCCGCTTCCGCTTCGGGACCCGCCTCACCGAGATCACCGGCCAGGACGGCATGGTGCTTGCCGCCCGTACCGACGACGGCGAGGAGCAGCCGGCCCATGACGTGCTGGCCGCGATCGGCGCCGCTCCGCGCGCGGCGCTCGCCGAAACCGCGGGTCTGGCGCTGGCCGACCGGGCGCACGGCGGCGGTATCGCCGTCGACGCGGGTCTGCGCACCTCCGACCCCGACATCTACGCGGCCGGCGACGTGGCCGCCGTCCACCATCCGCTGCTGGGCATCCGGCTGCGGGTCGAGCACTGGGCGAACGCGCTGAACTCCGGCCCGGCAGCCGCGCGCGCCATGCTCGGCCAGGACGTCTCCTACGACCGTGTCCCCTACTTCTTCTCCGACCAGTACGACGTGGGGCTGGAGTACTCGGGCTGGGCTCCTGCCGGCTCCTACGACCAGGTGGTGCTGCGCGGTGACGTGGGCAAGCGGGAGTTCATCGCCTTCTGGCTGAAGGACCGCCGGGTGCTCGCCGGGATGAACGTGAATGTGTGGGACGTCACCGACTCCATCCAGCAGCTCGTCCGTTCCGGTGCGCAGATGGACCCCGACGCCCTCGGCGACCCGTCGGTGCCACTGGCTTCCCTCAACGGCTGA
- a CDS encoding nucleotidyl transferase AbiEii/AbiGii toxin family protein: MSGPWETFGWTSERVPQAPLDEATRARRHLPRTLRPVTGDDLVQRPVFEPALKQYANAYRAADPRFDDPAKGVAWRAARREALDVVLAGIAGSEWAESLVLRGSVLLSAWFGGAAREPGDLDFVVVPSAWHIDDARTGELLDGIAAAAERMARGSGTQVRISAQGAVVEDIWTYERVPGRRMVLPWSAPGLPGGHVQLDFVFNEKLPAQPEPVELSAVTTVWAATPELSLAWKLMWLINDCYAQGKDLYDAVLLAERHPLPYPLLRDVFRLSGEWPHPDREEILFEDVEEALGYVEWNHFVAEYPQFADDEQAFVQRLLTALAPTFTG; this comes from the coding sequence ATGAGCGGGCCGTGGGAGACATTCGGCTGGACCAGCGAGAGGGTGCCTCAGGCTCCGCTGGACGAGGCGACGCGCGCCAGGCGCCACCTGCCGCGCACGCTAAGGCCCGTGACCGGGGACGACCTGGTGCAGCGCCCTGTCTTCGAGCCGGCGCTCAAGCAGTACGCCAATGCCTACCGGGCCGCGGACCCCCGGTTCGACGATCCGGCCAAGGGAGTGGCCTGGCGGGCGGCCCGGCGCGAGGCGCTGGACGTCGTGCTCGCCGGGATCGCCGGATCCGAGTGGGCCGAGTCGCTGGTGCTGCGCGGCAGCGTGCTTCTCTCGGCGTGGTTCGGCGGGGCGGCCCGGGAGCCGGGCGACCTGGACTTCGTCGTCGTCCCGTCGGCCTGGCACATCGACGATGCGCGCACCGGCGAACTGCTGGACGGCATCGCCGCTGCTGCGGAGCGCATGGCGCGTGGATCCGGCACTCAGGTGCGGATCTCCGCGCAGGGCGCCGTGGTCGAGGACATCTGGACGTACGAACGCGTACCGGGCCGCCGGATGGTGCTGCCGTGGTCCGCCCCGGGCCTTCCCGGCGGGCATGTGCAGCTCGACTTCGTCTTCAACGAGAAGCTGCCCGCTCAGCCCGAACCGGTGGAGCTGTCCGCCGTCACGACCGTGTGGGCGGCCACCCCCGAACTGTCGCTGGCCTGGAAGCTGATGTGGCTGATCAACGACTGCTACGCGCAGGGCAAGGACCTGTACGACGCCGTACTGCTGGCCGAGCGCCATCCGCTGCCGTACCCACTGTTGCGCGACGTCTTCCGGCTGTCCGGCGAGTGGCCGCACCCCGACCGGGAGGAGATCCTCTTCGAGGACGTCGAAGAGGCTCTCGGCTATGTGGAGTGGAACCACTTCGTCGCGGAGTACCCGCAGTTCGCGGACGACGAGCAGGCGTTCGTGCAGCGGCTGCTGACCGCGCTCGCGCCCACGTTCACCGGCTGA
- the dnaG gene encoding DNA primase, whose protein sequence is MAGRINDDDVKAVRDAVPIDAVVSEYLQLRNAGGGNLKGLCPFHDEKSPSFQVSPSKGLFHCFGCQEGGDTIAFVMKIDHLSFSETVERLAATAGITLRYEEGGYNPTHQRGERIRLVEAHKAAAQFYVEQLDGAEAEIGRKFLAERGFDQGAAQHFGVGYSPAGWDHLTRFLRGKGFSDKELLLSGLSQEGRRGPIDRFRGRLMWPIRDITGEVVGFGARKLRDDDNGPKYLNTPETAIYKKSQVLYGIDLAKKEIARTSTAVVVEGYTDVMACHLAGVTTAIATCGTAFGGDHIKILRRLLMDNATAEVIFTFDGDAAGQKAALRAFEDDQKFAAETSIAITPGGMDPCELRLAEGDPAVQKLVESRTPLFEFAIRQMVVRHNLETPAGRAAALDEAAPIVAGIKNVAIQHESAVQLAGILGILDTQFVVKRVSQLARWARERGGRGPAAPQQPRAYDAQHAPQAPAGPALNLRSPAHRTERELLKLALQHPELVSPAFDAYGADEFTAPPYAAVRQTIMEAGGAEQGTQDTPGYLARVRDTAPNDTVRALVTELAVEAVHSRTVDETYAGMQLVQVRLRAVDRRIRDVQGTLARLGQHADPEHVSAVQNELWVLQQYAQSLRNQGADAL, encoded by the coding sequence GTGGCAGGCAGGATCAACGATGACGACGTGAAGGCGGTGCGGGACGCCGTCCCGATCGACGCCGTCGTGTCCGAGTACCTCCAGCTGCGCAACGCCGGCGGTGGAAACCTCAAGGGCCTGTGCCCTTTCCACGACGAGAAGTCCCCCTCCTTCCAGGTCAGCCCCAGCAAGGGGCTCTTCCACTGCTTCGGCTGCCAGGAGGGCGGCGACACCATCGCCTTCGTGATGAAGATCGACCATCTCTCCTTCTCCGAGACGGTCGAGCGCCTCGCCGCGACGGCGGGCATCACCCTGCGCTACGAGGAGGGCGGGTACAACCCCACCCACCAGCGCGGCGAGCGGATCCGGCTGGTCGAGGCCCACAAGGCCGCCGCACAGTTCTATGTCGAGCAGCTCGACGGCGCCGAGGCGGAGATCGGCCGGAAGTTCCTTGCCGAGCGCGGCTTCGACCAGGGCGCCGCCCAGCACTTCGGCGTCGGCTACAGCCCGGCAGGCTGGGACCATCTGACCCGGTTCCTGCGCGGAAAGGGCTTCAGCGACAAGGAGCTGCTCCTGTCCGGCCTCTCCCAGGAGGGCCGCCGCGGACCCATCGACCGGTTCCGCGGCCGGCTGATGTGGCCGATCCGCGACATCACCGGGGAGGTCGTCGGCTTCGGCGCGCGCAAGCTGCGCGACGACGACAACGGCCCGAAGTACCTGAACACCCCCGAGACCGCGATCTACAAGAAGTCGCAGGTGCTGTACGGCATCGACCTCGCCAAGAAGGAGATCGCGAGAACGAGCACGGCCGTGGTCGTCGAGGGGTACACCGACGTCATGGCCTGCCATCTCGCGGGTGTCACCACCGCGATCGCCACCTGCGGCACGGCCTTCGGCGGCGACCACATCAAGATCCTGCGCCGTCTGCTGATGGACAACGCCACGGCCGAGGTGATCTTCACCTTCGACGGTGACGCGGCCGGCCAGAAGGCCGCCCTGCGTGCCTTCGAGGACGACCAGAAGTTCGCCGCCGAGACCTCGATCGCGATCACCCCCGGCGGCATGGACCCCTGCGAGCTGCGTCTGGCCGAGGGCGACCCCGCCGTGCAGAAGCTCGTCGAATCGCGCACCCCGCTCTTCGAGTTCGCGATCCGCCAGATGGTGGTCCGGCACAACCTGGAGACCCCCGCGGGCCGCGCCGCCGCCCTCGACGAGGCCGCACCCATCGTCGCCGGGATCAAGAACGTCGCGATCCAGCACGAGTCGGCCGTCCAGCTCGCCGGCATTCTCGGCATCCTCGACACCCAGTTCGTGGTCAAGCGGGTCTCCCAGCTCGCCCGTTGGGCCCGAGAGCGCGGCGGCCGCGGCCCCGCGGCCCCCCAGCAGCCGCGTGCGTACGACGCCCAGCACGCCCCCCAGGCCCCGGCCGGCCCCGCGCTCAATCTGCGCAGCCCCGCCCACCGCACCGAGCGCGAGCTGCTCAAGCTCGCGCTCCAGCATCCTGAGCTGGTGTCCCCGGCCTTCGATGCATACGGCGCCGACGAGTTCACCGCCCCGCCGTACGCGGCGGTCCGCCAGACCATCATGGAGGCGGGCGGCGCCGAGCAGGGCACCCAGGACACCCCCGGCTATCTGGCCCGGGTCCGCGACACGGCACCGAACGACACGGTGCGCGCCCTGGTCACCGAGCTCGCCGTGGAGGCCGTCCACTCCCGTACGGTCGACGAGACCTATGCGGGCATGCAGCTGGTCCAGGTCCGGCTGCGCGCCGTCGACCGCCGTATCCGCGACGTCCAGGGCACGCTGGCCCGCCTCGGGCAGCACGCCGACCCGGAGCATGTGTCCGCCGTGCAGAACGAGTTGTGGGTGCTCCAGCAGTACGCCCAGTCCCTGCGGAACCAGGGCGCGGACGCGCTCTGA
- a CDS encoding VOC family protein, with the protein MRINITSVFVDDQDKALAFYTDVLGFVKKHDVPLGGEHRWLTVVSPEDTDGTELLLEPDGHPAVGPYKKALVEDGIPATSFAVDDARAEYERLSALGVRFTQEPLEMGGVTLAVLDDTCGNLIQIAARH; encoded by the coding sequence ATGAGGATCAACATCACGAGCGTCTTCGTCGACGACCAGGACAAGGCCCTGGCCTTCTACACGGATGTGCTCGGCTTCGTGAAGAAGCACGATGTCCCGCTCGGCGGCGAGCATCGCTGGCTGACCGTCGTCTCGCCGGAGGACACCGACGGCACCGAGCTGCTGCTGGAGCCGGACGGCCACCCGGCCGTCGGCCCCTACAAGAAGGCCCTGGTCGAGGACGGCATCCCGGCCACGTCGTTCGCGGTCGACGACGCCCGGGCGGAGTACGAGCGTCTGAGCGCGCTCGGGGTGCGCTTCACCCAGGAGCCGCTGGAGATGGGCGGGGTGACGCTGGCGGTCCTCGACGACACATGCGGCAACCTGATCCAGATCGCCGCCCGGCACTGA
- a CDS encoding ABC transporter ATP-binding protein, with protein sequence MMAGGSPAERSMDFRGSVKRLLRQLAPERATLWVMLAAGVLSVAFSVVGPMILGQATDLVFAGVVGREMKEGTSKEQAIEGLRERGEGGLADMLTGVDFTPGDGIDFGAVGDVLLVALVIYVAAGLLMLVSTRLSIRVINRTVYRMREDVQAKLSRLPLSYFDRAKRGEVLSRATNDIDNISQTLQQTMGQLINSLLTIVGVLAMMFWISPLLALVALVTVPVSVLVATKVGKRSQPHFVQQWKSTGRLNAHIEEMYTGHALVKVFGRQEESAKDFAEQNDALYQAGFKAQFNSGVMQPLMFFVSNLNYVLVAVVGGLRVASGALSIGDVQAFIQYSRQFSMPLTQVASMANLVQSGVASAERIFELLDAEEQAPDPVVGARPEELRGAVSLEKVSFRYTPDRPLIEDLSLSVDPGHTVAIVGPTGAGKTTLVNLLMRFYEVTGGRITLDGVDVATMSRDELRSGIGMVLQDTWLFGGTIADNIAYGTSRTVTREEIEEAARAAHADRFIRTLPDGYDTVIDDEGSGVSAGEKQLITIARAFLSDPVILVLDEATSSVDTRTEVLIQKAMARLAHGRTSFVIAHRLSTVRDADVILVMENGSIVEQGTHEELLTAEGAYARLYAAQFAQAVVEVD encoded by the coding sequence ATGATGGCCGGCGGCTCGCCCGCCGAGCGGTCGATGGACTTCAGGGGCTCGGTCAAGCGGCTGCTGCGGCAACTCGCTCCGGAGCGGGCGACGCTGTGGGTGATGCTCGCGGCCGGCGTGCTGAGTGTCGCGTTCTCGGTGGTCGGTCCGATGATCCTGGGACAGGCGACCGACCTGGTCTTCGCCGGGGTCGTCGGCCGGGAGATGAAGGAGGGGACCAGCAAGGAGCAGGCGATCGAGGGCCTGCGCGAACGGGGCGAGGGCGGCCTCGCCGACATGCTCACCGGGGTGGACTTCACGCCCGGCGACGGCATCGACTTCGGGGCCGTGGGTGATGTGCTGCTGGTGGCACTCGTGATCTACGTGGCGGCCGGGCTGCTGATGCTGGTGTCGACCCGGCTGTCGATCCGGGTGATCAACCGGACCGTGTACCGGATGCGCGAGGACGTGCAGGCGAAGCTGTCGCGGCTGCCGCTGTCGTACTTCGACCGGGCCAAGCGCGGCGAGGTGCTGAGCCGGGCCACCAACGACATCGACAACATCTCGCAAACGCTCCAGCAGACGATGGGGCAGCTGATCAACTCGCTGCTCACCATCGTGGGCGTGCTGGCGATGATGTTCTGGATCTCGCCGCTGCTGGCGCTGGTCGCCCTGGTGACCGTGCCGGTGTCGGTGCTTGTGGCGACCAAGGTCGGCAAGCGCTCTCAGCCGCACTTCGTGCAGCAGTGGAAGTCCACCGGCAGACTCAACGCCCATATCGAGGAGATGTACACCGGTCATGCGCTGGTGAAGGTCTTCGGACGGCAGGAGGAGTCCGCGAAGGACTTCGCCGAGCAGAACGACGCGCTGTACCAGGCCGGTTTCAAGGCCCAGTTCAACAGCGGGGTCATGCAGCCGCTGATGTTCTTCGTCTCCAACCTCAACTATGTGCTGGTGGCCGTCGTGGGCGGACTGCGGGTGGCCTCGGGCGCGCTGTCGATCGGTGATGTGCAGGCGTTCATCCAGTACTCGCGGCAGTTCTCGATGCCGCTGACCCAGGTGGCGTCGATGGCGAACCTGGTGCAGTCGGGCGTCGCGTCCGCCGAGCGGATATTCGAGCTGCTGGACGCGGAGGAGCAGGCTCCCGATCCGGTAGTGGGCGCGCGGCCCGAGGAGCTGCGCGGTGCGGTGTCGCTGGAGAAGGTGTCGTTCCGCTACACGCCCGACAGGCCCCTCATCGAGGATCTGTCCCTGTCCGTCGATCCCGGTCACACGGTGGCGATCGTCGGGCCGACCGGCGCGGGCAAGACCACTCTGGTCAACCTGCTGATGCGGTTCTACGAGGTGACCGGCGGCCGGATCACCCTCGACGGTGTGGATGTCGCCACGATGTCGCGGGACGAGCTGCGTTCCGGCATCGGGATGGTGCTGCAGGACACCTGGCTGTTCGGCGGGACCATCGCCGACAACATCGCCTACGGCACGTCCCGGACGGTGACACGCGAGGAGATCGAGGAGGCGGCGCGCGCCGCGCACGCCGACCGCTTCATCCGGACCCTTCCGGACGGGTACGACACGGTGATCGACGACGAGGGCTCGGGCGTGAGCGCGGGCGAGAAGCAGCTGATCACCATTGCGCGCGCGTTCCTGTCCGATCCGGTGATCCTGGTGCTGGACGAGGCCACGAGCTCGGTGGACACCCGTACCGAGGTGCTGATCCAGAAGGCGATGGCGCGCCTGGCGCACGGCCGGACCAGCTTCGTGATCGCGCACCGGCTCTCCACCGTCCGGGACGCGGACGTGATCCTGGTGATGGAGAACGGGTCGATCGTCGAGCAGGGCACGCACGAGGAGCTGCTGACGGCCGAGGGTGCGTACGCGCGGCTGTACGCGGCGCAGTTCGCGCAGGCCGTGGTGGAGGTGGACTGA
- a CDS encoding ABC transporter ATP-binding protein — translation MLIQLLRTFLGPYKKPIAFLVALQLLQTSATLYLPTLNADIIDNGVVKGDTGYILALGAVMIGVSVVQVVCNIGAVFYSARTASALGRDVRAAVFDRVQSFSAREVGHFGAPSLITRTTNDVQQVQMLVLLAFTLMVSAPIMCVGGIVMALGQDVPLSAVLLAVVPVLGIAVALIVKRMRPLFRAMQERLDTVNRVLREQITGNRVIRAFVRDTYEKERFRGANGELTEVSLSTGRLMALMFPTVMTVVNVSSIAVVWFGAHRVDSGAIQIGALTAFLAYLMQIVMAVMMATFMFMMVPRAEVCAERIQEVLGTDSSVVPPSAPVRELRRSGHLEVRGVDFRYPGAEESVLRGVDLVARPGETTAIIGSTGSGKSTLLGLVPRLFDVTGGEVLVDGVDVRELDPALMARTVGLVPQKPYLFSGTVATNLRYGNPGASDDELWQALEVAQAADFVRELEGGLNAPIAQGGTNVSGGQRQRLAIARTLVQQPEIYLFDDSFSALDYATDAALRGALSRETSRATVVIVAQRVSTIRDADRIVVLDEGQVVGTGNHHELMQGNETYREIVLSQLTEAEAA, via the coding sequence GTGCTGATACAACTGCTGCGGACCTTCCTCGGTCCGTACAAGAAACCCATCGCCTTCCTTGTGGCGCTGCAGCTGCTGCAGACCAGTGCCACCCTCTATCTGCCGACCCTCAACGCCGACATCATCGACAACGGTGTCGTGAAGGGGGACACGGGCTACATCCTGGCCCTGGGCGCCGTCATGATCGGCGTCAGCGTGGTCCAGGTGGTCTGCAACATCGGGGCCGTCTTCTACAGCGCCCGCACCGCGTCCGCGCTCGGGCGGGACGTCCGGGCCGCCGTCTTCGACCGGGTGCAGAGCTTCTCCGCGCGCGAGGTGGGGCACTTCGGTGCCCCTTCACTGATCACCCGGACGACCAATGACGTCCAACAGGTCCAGATGCTGGTGCTGCTGGCGTTCACCCTGATGGTCTCGGCGCCCATCATGTGCGTCGGCGGCATCGTCATGGCGCTCGGCCAGGACGTGCCGCTGTCCGCGGTGCTGCTGGCGGTCGTGCCGGTGCTCGGTATCGCGGTGGCGCTGATCGTGAAGCGGATGCGGCCGTTGTTCCGGGCCATGCAGGAGCGCCTGGACACGGTGAACCGGGTGCTGCGTGAGCAGATCACCGGCAATCGGGTGATCCGCGCCTTCGTACGCGACACGTACGAGAAGGAGCGCTTCCGCGGGGCCAACGGCGAGCTGACCGAAGTGTCGCTGTCGACCGGCCGGCTGATGGCGCTGATGTTCCCGACCGTGATGACGGTGGTGAACGTGTCGTCGATCGCCGTCGTCTGGTTCGGTGCGCACCGGGTCGACAGCGGTGCGATCCAGATCGGCGCGCTGACCGCTTTCCTTGCGTATCTGATGCAGATCGTGATGGCCGTGATGATGGCCACGTTCATGTTCATGATGGTGCCGCGCGCCGAGGTGTGTGCCGAGCGGATCCAGGAGGTGCTGGGCACCGATTCGAGCGTGGTGCCGCCGAGCGCGCCCGTGCGGGAGCTGCGCCGCAGCGGTCATCTCGAGGTGCGCGGCGTCGACTTCCGCTATCCGGGTGCCGAGGAGTCGGTACTGCGGGGTGTCGATCTGGTGGCGCGGCCGGGTGAGACGACCGCGATCATCGGGTCGACCGGAAGCGGCAAGTCGACCCTGCTGGGCCTGGTGCCGCGGCTGTTCGATGTGACGGGCGGCGAAGTGCTCGTCGACGGCGTGGACGTACGGGAGCTGGATCCGGCGCTGATGGCGCGGACGGTGGGGCTCGTGCCGCAGAAGCCGTATCTGTTCTCGGGGACCGTGGCCACGAATCTGCGGTACGGGAACCCCGGAGCGAGCGACGACGAGCTGTGGCAGGCGCTCGAGGTCGCGCAGGCCGCCGACTTCGTACGGGAACTCGAGGGCGGGCTGAACGCGCCGATCGCGCAGGGCGGCACCAATGTCTCCGGCGGGCAGCGTCAGCGGCTCGCCATCGCGCGCACGCTGGTGCAGCAGCCGGAGATCTATCTCTTCGACGACTCCTTCTCGGCGCTGGACTACGCGACCGACGCGGCGCTGCGCGGTGCGCTGTCCCGCGAGACGTCCCGGGCAACGGTGGTGATCGTCGCCCAGCGGGTGTCGACGATCCGTGACGCGGACCGGATCGTGGTCCTGGACGAGGGGCAGGTCGTGGGCACCGGAAACCATCACGAGCTGATGCAGGGCAATGAGACGTACCGGGAGATCGTCCTCTCGCAGTTGACGGAGGCTGAGGCCGCATGA
- a CDS encoding ArsR/SmtB family transcription factor: MGDIFHALAAPARRAILDELHDRDGQTLFELCTRLTMKHGLGLSRQAVSQHLDVLEAAGLVTSRRDGKFKFHHLDTAPLQSIAERWPPRT, from the coding sequence GTGGGTGACATCTTCCACGCCCTCGCCGCGCCTGCGAGGAGAGCGATCCTCGACGAGCTGCACGACCGCGACGGCCAGACGCTGTTCGAGCTGTGCACCCGGCTGACGATGAAGCACGGGCTCGGCCTGTCCCGTCAGGCCGTGTCCCAGCACCTCGATGTGCTGGAGGCGGCCGGACTCGTGACCAGCAGACGCGACGGCAAGTTCAAGTTCCACCACCTCGACACCGCCCCGCTGCAGAGCATCGCGGAGCGGTGGCCTCCCAGGACATGA
- a CDS encoding RNA polymerase sigma factor, whose amino-acid sequence MSESSERGRSTRSGPDIPADPLILNGTENGQAAAAVPLPHAPEPAAIILEVAPVQTLTETVPATTATASASGTAEQVPAQSRAAAHPEAVPDAAAPAAEAEPGDEPELQETPEPRAVARLDGGGPSSDLFRQYLREIGRIPLLTAVEEVELARRVEAGLFAEERLGNTPDPDSQLAVDLDKLVVMGRMAKRRLIEANLRLVVSVAKRYVGRGLTMLDLVQEGNLGLIRAVEKFDYARGYKFSTYATWWIRQAMSRALADQARTIRVPVHVVELINRVVRVQRRMLQERGYEPTPEEVAAHLELQPERVSEVLRLAQEPVSLHAPVGEEDDVALGDLIEDGDAASPVESAAFLLLREHLEAVLSTLGERERKVVQLRYGLVDGRPRTLEEIGRLFGVTRERIRQIESKTLNKLRDHAFADQLRGYLD is encoded by the coding sequence GTGTCCGAGTCCTCGGAGCGCGGCCGGTCCACCCGAAGTGGGCCTGACATCCCCGCGGATCCGCTCATCCTGAACGGGACGGAAAACGGCCAGGCGGCCGCTGCCGTCCCGCTGCCGCACGCCCCCGAACCGGCAGCGATCATTCTGGAGGTCGCCCCCGTGCAGACCCTGACCGAGACCGTACCCGCCACGACCGCCACCGCTTCGGCCTCCGGCACGGCCGAGCAGGTCCCTGCGCAGAGCCGGGCCGCAGCGCACCCCGAAGCGGTGCCCGACGCCGCGGCACCGGCTGCGGAGGCGGAGCCGGGGGATGAGCCCGAGCTGCAGGAGACGCCCGAGCCGCGGGCCGTCGCCCGGTTGGACGGCGGCGGTCCCTCCTCCGACCTCTTCCGCCAGTACCTGCGGGAGATCGGCCGCATTCCGCTGCTCACCGCGGTCGAGGAGGTGGAGCTGGCGCGCCGGGTCGAGGCGGGTCTCTTCGCCGAGGAGCGGCTCGGCAACACCCCCGACCCGGACTCCCAACTCGCCGTCGACCTCGATAAGTTGGTGGTCATGGGCCGGATGGCCAAGCGCCGGCTGATCGAGGCCAACCTCCGGCTCGTCGTCTCGGTGGCCAAACGCTACGTGGGCCGCGGGCTGACGATGCTCGACCTGGTCCAGGAGGGAAACCTCGGTCTGATCAGGGCGGTCGAGAAATTCGACTACGCCCGCGGCTACAAGTTCTCGACGTACGCGACCTGGTGGATCCGCCAGGCCATGTCGCGTGCGCTCGCCGACCAGGCGCGCACCATCCGCGTCCCGGTCCATGTGGTCGAGCTGATCAACAGGGTGGTGCGGGTGCAGCGCCGCATGCTCCAGGAGCGCGGCTACGAACCCACCCCCGAGGAGGTCGCCGCCCACCTCGAACTGCAGCCCGAGAGGGTCAGCGAGGTGCTGCGGCTCGCCCAGGAGCCTGTGTCGCTGCACGCGCCCGTGGGGGAGGAGGACGACGTCGCCCTCGGCGACCTCATCGAGGACGGAGACGCCGCGTCCCCCGTCGAGTCGGCCGCCTTCCTCCTGCTGCGCGAACACCTGGAGGCGGTGCTGTCCACGCTCGGCGAGCGGGAACGCAAGGTCGTGCAGCTCCGCTACGGGCTGGTCGACGGCCGGCCGCGCACGCTCGAGGAGATCGGCAGGCTCTTCGGCGTGACCCGCGAACGGATCCGCCAGATCGAGTCCAAGACCCTCAACAAGCTGCGCGACCACGCCTTCGCCGACCAGCTGCGCGGCTACCTCGACTGA